CGGGGATGGACTACCGTGATCGGGGAGGAGAGAAGTTTTGAGTTGCTCGAACTCCTGGGCGTGGAAGAGATTCTGGGCAGCAAGGAGCTTGAAGTGGGGCACTACACCCAAATACGTCTGGATGTAGCGGCTGTGAGAGTCACCGTTGATGGCATAACCCAGAGTGCTGCCTTGCCCAGCGGTAAGCTCAAACTTGTCGGTTCATTCGATATCGAGGCAGGCAAGACAACCGCGCTAACCCTGGACTTTGATGCTCAGAAATCGGTGGTGGTCGCCGGCAATGGGAAGGTTCAGTTCAAGCCGGTGGTCAAGATATCGGTTACCGAAGCTCATTAGATTCTCGCCTCTGCTTAGCTTCATAAAGTTGCATGTTTTCTCTAAAATGGTATACTCTGGAAATGGCGGCTTTGAAATATCGGGAAGGGTTGGGCTCTGCGGTTGAATTTGTGCACCTCTTTCCCCACAATCATCGCCCTGATCGAAAAAACATGACACGCGGAGGAAAGATGCAGATCACTAAAGACAAATTCGCCACTTTTGACTTCACCATCACCGATGAGAACGGAGACCTTCTGGACGATTCATCAAAAAGCGGCCCGGTTTCCTACGTTCATGGAGTGGGCTTTTTGATCCCGGGATTGGAATTCGCTCTGGAGGGCAAATCTTCCGGCGATAGCTTCAAAGTCACCGTTTCTCCTTCGGAAGGCTATGGAGAGAGAG
This Dehalococcoidia bacterium DNA region includes the following protein-coding sequences:
- a CDS encoding peptidylprolyl isomerase — protein: MFSLKWYTLEMAALKYREGLGSAVEFVHLFPHNHRPDRKNMTRGGKMQITKDKFATFDFTITDENGDLLDDSSKSGPVSYVHGVGFLIPGLEFALEGKSSGDSFKVTVSPSEGYGERDEALFMDVPKERLAGLDGLEEGILVQVGTPDGMQIMRVAEMTDEVVTLDGNHPLAGTALNFTVSVIDVRDATEEELGQFQSMINCCSAGCDCEEESHHHGGCDCGCDC